A part of Pararoseomonas sp. SCSIO 73927 genomic DNA contains:
- a CDS encoding Lrp/AsnC family transcriptional regulator → MRAIFVMIKCEMGAAYRVAREMADTVPELSEMHSTSGQYDLLGKFYLEPEQDIGLFVVERIQTVPGIKDTYTLQTFNAFSGPRG, encoded by the coding sequence ATGAGAGCGATCTTCGTGATGATCAAGTGCGAGATGGGGGCGGCCTACCGTGTGGCGCGGGAGATGGCGGACACGGTCCCCGAGCTCTCGGAGATGCACTCGACGAGCGGGCAGTACGACCTTCTCGGGAAGTTCTACCTGGAGCCTGAGCAGGATATCGGCCTCTTCGTCGTGGAGCGGATCCAGACCGTGCCGGGGATCAAGGACACCTACACGCTCCAGACCTTCAACGCCTTCTCCGGACCGCGGGGCTGA
- a CDS encoding thiamine pyrophosphate-dependent enzyme — MDGSTKGTARGRTGGQLLADALVAQGVTHAFHVPGESFLDLLDGLYNVQNRIELTTCRFEAGAVHMAEAHGKLTGNPGVAIVTRGPGACHASIGVHVAMQDSTPLVLIVGQIPFAETDRDTFQEVDYRRMFSPLAKWVTQIDDARRVPELMARAFDVARSGRPGPVVVAISEEMQKQMVDVQDIGPAPVLPAFPAPHAIPRLLELLDGAKQPVLVLGGTGWSEEGKAAIRDFAIAHDLPVAVGFRRLGLFDGTSPNFAGDLGVGSDPGLVARVKESDLVIAVGTRLGEATSQGYTLFPEGETSPIVQVHPDPAEIGRVFRPVLGITADLNAFSVALKAGAPGKPRPWGEWTKKLRAGREASVAAPEYEGPLNFARALQALEKELPEDTVFTVDAGNFATWPQRFMSVREKQEFLGPTNGAMGYSVPSGIGAAITYRGRQVISFVGDGGFLMTGQEIATAFQAEVAPIVIVVNNGQYGTIRMYQERHYPGRVSGTLLKNPDFARFVEAFGGHGEVVTETDELVPAYQRARASGKPAIIEVRMSAEQITNRQTITQIRAAAAKA, encoded by the coding sequence ATGGACGGCAGCACGAAGGGCACGGCCCGCGGACGCACGGGCGGGCAGCTTCTGGCGGATGCGCTGGTGGCGCAGGGCGTGACCCACGCCTTCCACGTGCCCGGCGAGTCCTTCCTCGACCTGCTGGACGGGCTCTACAACGTCCAGAACCGCATTGAGCTGACCACCTGCCGCTTCGAGGCGGGCGCCGTCCACATGGCCGAGGCGCACGGCAAGCTCACGGGCAATCCCGGCGTGGCGATCGTGACCCGCGGCCCCGGCGCCTGCCACGCCAGCATCGGCGTGCACGTGGCGATGCAGGACAGCACGCCGCTGGTCCTCATCGTCGGCCAGATCCCCTTCGCCGAGACGGACCGGGACACCTTCCAGGAGGTGGACTACCGCCGGATGTTCTCCCCGCTGGCCAAGTGGGTGACCCAGATCGACGACGCCCGCCGGGTGCCGGAGCTGATGGCCCGCGCCTTCGACGTGGCGCGCAGCGGCCGCCCCGGCCCCGTGGTGGTGGCGATCAGCGAGGAGATGCAGAAGCAGATGGTGGACGTGCAGGACATCGGGCCCGCGCCCGTCCTGCCGGCCTTCCCCGCGCCCCACGCCATCCCGCGCCTGCTGGAGCTGCTGGACGGGGCGAAGCAGCCCGTGCTCGTCCTCGGCGGCACCGGCTGGTCCGAGGAGGGCAAGGCGGCGATCCGCGACTTCGCCATCGCGCATGACCTGCCGGTGGCCGTCGGCTTCCGCCGCCTCGGCCTTTTCGACGGCACCTCGCCGAACTTCGCCGGCGACCTCGGCGTCGGCTCCGATCCCGGCCTCGTCGCGCGGGTGAAGGAATCGGACCTCGTCATCGCTGTCGGCACGCGGCTCGGCGAGGCGACGAGTCAGGGCTACACCCTGTTCCCGGAGGGCGAGACGAGCCCGATCGTGCAGGTTCACCCGGATCCGGCCGAGATCGGCCGCGTGTTCCGCCCGGTCCTCGGCATCACCGCCGACCTTAACGCCTTCTCCGTGGCGCTGAAGGCCGGCGCGCCCGGAAAGCCGCGCCCCTGGGGCGAGTGGACGAAGAAGCTTCGCGCCGGGCGGGAGGCGAGCGTCGCCGCGCCGGAGTACGAAGGGCCGCTGAACTTCGCCCGCGCCCTGCAGGCGCTGGAGAAGGAGCTGCCGGAGGACACGGTCTTCACCGTGGATGCCGGCAACTTCGCCACCTGGCCGCAGCGCTTCATGTCCGTGCGGGAGAAGCAGGAGTTCCTGGGCCCGACCAACGGCGCCATGGGCTACTCCGTGCCCTCCGGCATCGGCGCCGCCATCACCTATCGCGGCCGGCAAGTGATCAGCTTCGTCGGCGACGGCGGCTTCCTGATGACGGGGCAGGAGATCGCCACCGCCTTTCAGGCGGAGGTGGCGCCGATCGTCATCGTGGTGAACAACGGGCAGTACGGCACGATCCGCATGTACCAGGAGCGCCACTACCCCGGCCGCGTCTCCGGCACGCTGCTGAAGAACCCGGACTTCGCGCGCTTCGTCGAGGCCTTTGGCGGCCATGGCGAGGTGGTGACCGAGACGGACGAGCTGGTGCCGGCCTACCAGCGCGCCCGCGCCAGCGGGAAGCCCGCGATCATCGAGGTGCGGATGAGCGCGGAGCAGATCACCAACCGCCAGACGATCACGCAGATCCGCGCGGCCGCCGCGAAGGCCTGA
- a CDS encoding ABC transporter substrate-binding protein gives MHRRTLMKATGLALSTAAAPAITRAQSASTLRFIPQQDLIVLDPVTTTAYISRNHGYMVYDTLYGMDDKYQPVPQMVEGHRTEEDGRLWTLTLREELRFHDGERVLARDCVASIRRWAARDPMGGTLMAATDELSAPDDRTIRFRLKRPFPLLPLALGKAATPVCAMMPARLAETDPFRPVSEITGSGPFRFKADERVPGSLNVYTKFEGYVPRPSGTPTWTAGPKVVNFDRVEWHTIPDPSTATTALISGERDWLEYAYHDQLPLMRRNRNVRVSVSDPTGFVSMMQVNHLQAPFNNPAIRRALWGAIDQTSAVQAVVGPTDPAMYRVPLGFFCPGTPLATEAGLEPLNGRRDLAKVKRDLAAAGYKGETVLLMTPSNSQALIAHGAVMEDMFRQVGMNVETYTVEFNAMLQRRNRKGPVSDGGWSAFVTTWVGADWLHPGGHFALRGAGEAGYAGWATIPRLEELRNSWFDAADEAAQKAITRDMQLEAMKEVPFYPLGQHLQPTAWRTDITGVLPGFATFWNVKRG, from the coding sequence ATGCATCGCCGCACGCTGATGAAGGCCACCGGCCTCGCCCTTTCCACCGCGGCCGCGCCGGCCATCACGCGCGCGCAATCCGCCAGCACGCTGCGCTTCATCCCGCAGCAGGACCTCATCGTCCTCGATCCCGTCACCACCACGGCCTACATCAGCCGCAACCACGGCTACATGGTGTACGACACGCTCTACGGGATGGATGACAAGTACCAGCCCGTGCCGCAGATGGTGGAGGGCCACCGGACCGAGGAGGACGGCCGGCTCTGGACCCTGACGCTCCGCGAGGAGCTGCGCTTCCACGACGGGGAGCGCGTACTGGCCCGGGACTGCGTGGCCTCGATCCGGCGCTGGGCCGCGCGCGATCCGATGGGCGGCACGCTGATGGCCGCGACGGACGAGCTCTCCGCCCCCGATGACCGGACCATCCGCTTCCGCCTGAAGCGCCCCTTCCCGCTCCTGCCGCTGGCGCTGGGGAAGGCCGCGACGCCGGTCTGCGCCATGATGCCGGCGCGGCTAGCGGAGACGGACCCTTTCCGGCCCGTGTCCGAGATCACGGGCAGCGGCCCCTTCCGCTTCAAGGCCGATGAGCGCGTGCCCGGTTCGCTCAATGTCTACACGAAGTTTGAGGGCTATGTGCCCCGCCCGAGCGGCACCCCCACCTGGACCGCCGGCCCGAAGGTGGTGAACTTCGACCGGGTCGAGTGGCACACCATCCCCGATCCCTCAACCGCCACCACGGCGCTGATCAGCGGGGAGCGGGACTGGCTGGAATACGCCTACCACGACCAGCTGCCGCTGATGCGGCGGAACCGGAACGTGCGGGTCTCCGTCTCCGACCCGACCGGCTTCGTTTCCATGATGCAGGTGAACCACCTGCAGGCGCCTTTCAACAACCCGGCGATCCGGCGCGCGCTCTGGGGCGCCATCGACCAGACCTCGGCCGTGCAGGCGGTGGTGGGGCCGACCGATCCCGCCATGTACCGCGTGCCCCTCGGCTTCTTCTGCCCGGGCACGCCCCTGGCGACGGAGGCCGGGCTGGAACCGCTGAACGGCCGGCGCGACCTGGCGAAGGTGAAGCGCGACCTCGCCGCTGCCGGCTACAAGGGCGAGACGGTTCTGCTGATGACCCCCTCCAACTCGCAGGCGCTGATCGCGCACGGCGCTGTCATGGAGGACATGTTCCGGCAGGTCGGCATGAACGTGGAGACCTACACGGTCGAGTTCAACGCCATGCTCCAGCGGCGCAACCGCAAGGGGCCGGTCTCCGACGGCGGGTGGAGCGCCTTCGTGACCACCTGGGTCGGCGCGGACTGGCTGCACCCGGGCGGCCACTTCGCCCTGCGCGGCGCGGGCGAGGCCGGCTACGCGGGCTGGGCGACGATCCCGCGCCTGGAGGAGCTTCGGAACAGCTGGTTCGACGCGGCGGACGAGGCCGCGCAGAAGGCGATCACGCGGGATATGCAGCTGGAGGCGATGAAGGAGGTTCCCTTCTACCCGCTCGGCCAGCACCTGCAGCCGACGGCTTGGCGCACCGACATCACGGGCGTCCTGCCGGGCTTCGCCACGTTCTGGAACGTGAAGCGGGGCTGA
- a CDS encoding CoA ester lyase gives MTPTAPLFVPGHRPERFAKAAASGADAVIIDLEDAVPPEEKAAARANAAAAQLEGIPVLVRINPAGTPWHAEDLVALAESDLAGILLPKAENPVTIEGMRRMIGAMDVIALIESARGLAAAREIAAGGVAGLGFGSLDYAADLGCAHTRQALLLARSELVLASRLAGIGAPIDGVTAAIGDDALTEDDARHAAELGFGGKLLIHPRQVAPALRGFAPSAAEVEWAGKVMAAGGGGAVSVDGMMIDAPVRMRAERILARAR, from the coding sequence ATGACCCCCACCGCCCCGCTCTTCGTCCCCGGCCACCGGCCGGAACGCTTCGCCAAGGCCGCCGCCTCCGGCGCCGATGCCGTGATCATCGACCTCGAGGACGCCGTTCCGCCGGAGGAGAAGGCGGCGGCCCGCGCGAACGCCGCGGCGGCGCAGCTGGAAGGCATCCCCGTCCTTGTCCGGATCAACCCGGCCGGCACGCCCTGGCACGCGGAGGACCTTGTCGCCCTGGCCGAGTCCGACCTAGCGGGCATCCTGCTGCCGAAGGCGGAGAACCCCGTCACCATCGAGGGCATGCGCCGGATGATCGGGGCGATGGACGTGATCGCACTCATCGAATCTGCCCGCGGCCTCGCCGCCGCGCGGGAGATCGCGGCGGGGGGCGTCGCGGGGCTCGGCTTTGGCTCCCTCGACTACGCCGCCGACCTCGGCTGCGCCCACACGCGGCAGGCCCTGCTCCTCGCCCGGTCCGAGCTGGTCCTCGCCTCCCGCCTCGCCGGGATCGGGGCGCCGATCGACGGGGTGACGGCCGCGATCGGCGACGACGCCCTGACTGAGGACGATGCCCGCCACGCGGCGGAGCTGGGCTTCGGCGGCAAGCTGCTAATCCACCCCCGGCAGGTGGCGCCGGCGCTGCGGGGCTTCGCGCCCTCCGCCGCGGAGGTGGAGTGGGCAGGGAAGGTCATGGCGGCCGGGGGTGGCGGCGCCGTCTCGGTGGATGGAATGATGATCGACGCGCCGGTGCGGATGCGCGCGGAGCGCATCCTCGCCCGCGCGCGCTAG
- a CDS encoding CaiB/BaiF CoA-transferase family protein, with amino-acid sequence MAGSRPLEGLLVIAMEQAVAAPLCSARLADAGARVIKIERAEGDFARGYDASAKGSSSYFVWLNRGKESLVLDIKRAEDLSLLRRLAARADVFIQNLAPGAAARGGFGSAELRAAHPRLITVDISGYGESGEYAAMKAYDLLVQAESGLASVTGRPEGPGRVGVSVCDIACGMNAHAAVLEALIERGVTGRGKGIAVSLFDGMADMMNVPLVYYEGTGREPQRVGLAHPSICPYSAFETADGVPVLISIQNEREWTDFCAHFLLEPELPGRKGFRSNVERVANRPAVDAHIAAVFAALTRDECAARLRAARTAYGLVNDVAGLARHPALRRIVLDTPGGPVPVAAPAALFSDGARDLGPVPAIGQHSDSIRAEFA; translated from the coding sequence ATGGCGGGGTCTCGGCCGCTCGAAGGGCTCCTCGTCATCGCCATGGAGCAGGCGGTGGCGGCGCCGCTCTGCTCGGCGAGGCTGGCGGATGCCGGGGCGCGGGTGATCAAGATCGAGCGCGCGGAGGGCGATTTCGCGCGCGGCTACGACGCCTCCGCCAAGGGTTCGTCCAGCTACTTCGTCTGGCTGAACCGCGGGAAGGAGAGCCTCGTCCTCGACATCAAGCGGGCGGAGGACCTCTCCCTGCTGCGGCGCCTCGCCGCCCGGGCGGACGTGTTCATCCAGAACCTTGCCCCCGGCGCCGCGGCGCGCGGCGGCTTCGGCAGTGCGGAGCTGCGCGCCGCCCATCCGCGCCTGATCACCGTCGACATCTCCGGCTACGGCGAGAGCGGGGAGTACGCCGCCATGAAGGCCTACGACCTGCTGGTCCAGGCCGAGAGCGGGCTGGCGAGCGTCACCGGCCGGCCGGAAGGGCCGGGACGGGTCGGCGTCTCCGTCTGCGACATCGCCTGCGGGATGAACGCCCACGCCGCCGTGCTGGAGGCGCTGATCGAGCGCGGCGTCACCGGGCGGGGTAAGGGCATCGCCGTCTCCCTCTTCGACGGGATGGCGGATATGATGAACGTGCCGCTGGTCTACTACGAGGGCACGGGGCGGGAGCCGCAGCGGGTCGGCCTCGCCCACCCCTCCATCTGCCCCTACAGCGCCTTCGAGACGGCCGACGGCGTCCCCGTGCTCATTTCCATCCAGAACGAGCGGGAATGGACGGATTTCTGCGCCCATTTCCTGCTGGAGCCGGAGCTGCCGGGGCGGAAGGGCTTCCGCAGCAACGTCGAGCGGGTCGCGAACCGGCCGGCGGTGGACGCGCACATCGCCGCGGTCTTCGCCGCCCTCACGCGGGATGAGTGCGCGGCGCGGCTGCGCGCGGCGCGCACGGCCTACGGCCTCGTCAACGACGTGGCAGGGCTGGCGCGGCACCCGGCCCTGCGGCGCATCGTCCTCGATACGCCCGGAGGCCCCGTCCCGGTCGCGGCGCCCGCCGCGCTCTTCAGCGACGGGGCGCGGGATCTCGGCCCCGTGCCCGCCATCGGCCAGCACAGCGACAGCATCCGCGCGGAGTTCGCATGA
- a CDS encoding acyl-CoA dehydrogenase family protein: MQAGTDEHQELRDAVRALCAEFPAEYHRRVDRERGYPEAFVDALTKAGWLAALIPEEYGGSGLGLTEASIIMEEINRSGGNSGACHGQMYNMGTLLRHGSAEQKARYLPKIATGELRLQSMGVTEPTTGTDTTKIKTTAVRQGNDRYVVNGQKVWISRVQHSELMILLARTTPLAEVKKKSEGMSIFLVDLRDAIGKGMTVRPIENMVNHETNEIFFDNLEIPAENLIGEEGRGFKYILDGLNAERTLIAAECIGDGYWFIDKVVPYAKERTVFGRPIGQNQGVQFPIAESYIEIEAANLMRFEACRLFDANQPCGAQANMAKYLAAKASWEAANACLQFHGGFGFAHEYDVERKFRETRLYQVAPISTNLILSYVAEHILGLPRSF, from the coding sequence ATGCAGGCCGGCACCGACGAGCACCAGGAGCTGCGCGACGCCGTCCGCGCCCTCTGCGCAGAATTCCCGGCCGAGTACCACCGCAGGGTCGACCGGGAGCGCGGCTACCCCGAGGCCTTCGTGGACGCGCTGACGAAGGCGGGCTGGCTCGCGGCGCTGATCCCCGAGGAGTACGGCGGCTCCGGGCTGGGGCTGACCGAGGCCTCCATCATCATGGAGGAGATCAACCGCTCCGGCGGCAATTCCGGTGCCTGCCACGGGCAGATGTACAACATGGGCACGCTGCTGCGGCACGGATCGGCCGAGCAGAAGGCGCGCTACCTGCCGAAGATCGCGACCGGCGAACTGCGGCTGCAATCCATGGGCGTGACGGAGCCGACCACCGGCACCGACACCACGAAGATCAAGACCACGGCGGTGCGGCAGGGCAATGACCGCTACGTGGTGAACGGCCAGAAGGTCTGGATCTCCCGCGTCCAGCACTCCGAGCTGATGATCCTGCTCGCCCGCACCACGCCGCTGGCGGAGGTGAAGAAGAAGTCCGAGGGGATGTCCATCTTCCTCGTGGACCTGCGGGACGCGATCGGCAAAGGCATGACCGTGCGCCCGATCGAGAACATGGTGAACCACGAGACGAACGAGATCTTCTTCGACAACCTGGAGATCCCGGCCGAGAACCTGATCGGCGAGGAGGGGCGCGGGTTCAAGTACATCCTGGACGGGTTGAACGCGGAGCGCACGCTGATCGCGGCGGAGTGCATCGGCGACGGCTACTGGTTCATCGACAAGGTGGTGCCCTACGCGAAAGAGCGCACGGTGTTCGGCCGCCCCATCGGCCAGAATCAGGGCGTGCAGTTCCCCATCGCCGAGAGCTACATCGAGATCGAGGCCGCCAACCTGATGCGCTTCGAGGCCTGCCGGCTCTTCGACGCGAACCAGCCCTGCGGCGCGCAGGCGAACATGGCGAAGTACCTGGCGGCGAAGGCGAGCTGGGAGGCGGCCAATGCCTGCCTCCAGTTCCACGGCGGCTTCGGCTTCGCGCACGAGTACGACGTGGAGCGCAAGTTCCGGGAGACGCGGCTCTACCAGGTGGCGCCGATCAGCACGAACCTCATCCTCTCCTACGTGGCCGAGCACATCCTCGGCCTGCCCCGGAGCTTTTAG
- a CDS encoding DUF1045 domain-containing protein, whose translation MRAALYWAPELDDPLHRLGSTWLGRDAETGAVIPQPALAGMDLPALTADPRGYGLHATLKPPFRLAGSFPAMREEAAALAAGTAPFDLPPLELASLGGFLALRESAPCPALQGLADACVATLDAHRAPPTEAETARRRPERLDAAGRYNLHRWGYPQVFGEWRFHVTLTQRLTPEQDAAIRPVLLAHLGEVPARPRRVTSLCLFTQAAPGAPFLIAERLPLGG comes from the coding sequence ATGCGCGCCGCCCTCTACTGGGCACCGGAACTGGACGACCCGCTGCACCGGCTGGGCAGCACGTGGCTGGGGCGGGATGCGGAGACGGGCGCCGTCATCCCCCAGCCGGCGCTGGCCGGGATGGACCTGCCGGCGCTGACGGCCGATCCGCGCGGCTACGGGCTGCACGCCACGCTGAAGCCGCCCTTCCGGCTGGCCGGATCCTTCCCGGCGATGCGGGAGGAGGCGGCGGCACTGGCCGCGGGCACCGCGCCCTTCGATCTGCCGCCGCTGGAGCTGGCCTCCCTCGGCGGCTTCCTGGCGCTGCGTGAATCGGCCCCCTGCCCTGCCCTGCAGGGCCTCGCCGATGCCTGCGTGGCGACGCTGGACGCCCACCGCGCCCCGCCGACCGAGGCCGAGACCGCCCGCCGCCGGCCGGAGCGGCTGGACGCGGCCGGGCGCTACAACCTGCACCGCTGGGGCTACCCGCAGGTGTTCGGAGAGTGGCGCTTCCACGTCACGCTTACACAGAGGCTGACGCCGGAGCAGGACGCGGCGATCCGCCCGGTGCTGCTCGCCCATCTGGGCGAGGTCCCGGCCCGGCCCCGGCGCGTGACCTCCCTGTGTCTCTTCACCCAGGCGGCGCCGGGCGCACCCTTCCTGATCGCGGAGCGCCTGCCGCTCGGCGGCTGA
- a CDS encoding alpha-D-ribose 1-methylphosphonate 5-triphosphate diphosphatase produces MNQETILTNARLVLPDRVQEGTLLLRDGLIAEVAPGRSAAPGAIDLGGDHLIPGVVDVHTDNLERQVLPRSMARWPSVSAFLAHDGQVAVAGVTTVLDALCLGDLGFDESRLQTARDGIRDLGDLTAAGVLKTEHFLHLRCELPATDMLPMLEEFHDDPHLRMVSLMDHTPGVGQYVNAEHYKRMRVKAGRTPEEVDNRIAELTAQRERFAEAHRRAVLALFEGRGIPVAMHDDWDAAVVARNAADGIEISEFPVNLEAARAARAHGMAVIAGAPNLVRGGSHSGNVAVADLAREGLVDIIASDYVPPAMIEAAWRLTEVAGMSLPAAVATVTDNPARSLHLDDRGRIAPGLRADLVRVREFGGMPVVQAVWRGGARIA; encoded by the coding sequence ATGAACCAAGAGACGATCCTGACCAACGCCCGGCTGGTGCTGCCCGACCGGGTGCAGGAAGGCACCCTTCTGCTGCGTGACGGGCTGATCGCCGAGGTGGCGCCGGGCCGCAGCGCCGCGCCCGGCGCGATCGACCTCGGGGGCGACCACCTCATCCCCGGCGTGGTGGACGTGCACACGGACAACCTGGAGCGCCAGGTCCTGCCCCGCAGCATGGCGCGCTGGCCCTCCGTCTCCGCCTTCCTGGCGCATGACGGGCAGGTGGCGGTGGCGGGCGTGACCACGGTGCTGGACGCGCTCTGCCTCGGCGATCTCGGCTTCGACGAGAGCCGGCTCCAGACGGCGCGGGACGGCATCCGCGACCTCGGCGACCTCACCGCGGCCGGCGTGCTGAAAACGGAGCACTTCCTGCACCTGCGCTGCGAGCTGCCGGCGACGGACATGCTGCCGATGCTGGAGGAGTTCCACGACGACCCGCACCTGCGGATGGTCAGCCTGATGGACCACACCCCCGGCGTCGGCCAGTACGTGAATGCCGAGCACTACAAGAGGATGCGCGTGAAGGCCGGGCGCACCCCGGAGGAGGTGGACAACCGCATCGCCGAACTGACGGCGCAGCGGGAGCGCTTCGCGGAGGCGCACCGGCGTGCGGTGCTGGCGCTGTTCGAGGGGCGCGGAATTCCGGTGGCCATGCACGACGACTGGGATGCGGCGGTGGTGGCCCGCAATGCGGCCGACGGGATCGAGATCAGCGAATTTCCCGTGAATTTGGAGGCGGCCCGCGCGGCCCGGGCGCACGGCATGGCCGTGATCGCGGGCGCGCCGAACCTCGTGCGCGGGGGCAGCCACTCCGGGAACGTCGCCGTGGCGGACCTCGCGCGGGAGGGGCTGGTGGACATCATCGCCTCCGACTATGTGCCGCCCGCCATGATCGAGGCCGCCTGGCGGTTGACGGAGGTGGCGGGGATGTCGCTTCCCGCGGCTGTGGCGACGGTGACGGATAATCCCGCCCGGTCGCTTCACCTGGACGACCGCGGCCGGATCGCCCCGGGCCTGCGCGCGGACCTGGTGCGGGTGCGGGAGTTCGGCGGCATGCCCGTGGTGCAGGCCGTCTGGCGTGGCGGGGCGCGGATCGCTTGA
- the phnF gene encoding phosphonate metabolism transcriptional regulator PhnF, with product MAQGGSEEGNWTRGARAGAMVLWRQIAASLEAAIAAGEHAPEDRLPSEGVLAARFGVNRHTVRRALESLARRGLIRTEQGRGSFVAGEVMDYPLHGRTRLFETIRTQRRQPDSRILRLAAMPAAPAVAAALGIGRGLPVLRVERLGLADERPLVLGTHHLPLPRFAGAEAALRAAPSITAALAACGVADYRRASTRITARLPTGEEAARLRQSRARPVLASEAVNIDMQGRPVDFTLACYAAGRVQVLVEETRRDAVPNA from the coding sequence ATGGCGCAAGGCGGATCAGAGGAGGGGAACTGGACGAGAGGGGCCCGCGCCGGAGCGATGGTCCTGTGGCGGCAGATCGCGGCCTCGCTGGAGGCGGCCATCGCCGCCGGGGAGCACGCGCCGGAGGACCGCCTGCCGAGCGAGGGCGTGCTGGCGGCGCGCTTCGGGGTGAACCGCCACACCGTCCGGCGCGCGCTGGAGTCGCTCGCCCGTCGCGGCCTGATCCGCACGGAGCAGGGAAGGGGCAGCTTCGTCGCGGGTGAGGTGATGGACTACCCGCTGCACGGCCGCACCCGCCTCTTCGAGACCATCCGGACGCAGCGGCGGCAGCCGGACAGCCGGATCCTGCGCCTGGCCGCCATGCCGGCGGCGCCCGCGGTGGCCGCCGCGCTCGGGATCGGGCGCGGCCTGCCCGTGCTGCGGGTGGAGCGGCTCGGCCTCGCGGACGAGCGGCCGCTCGTGCTCGGCACCCACCATCTGCCGCTGCCACGCTTCGCCGGGGCCGAGGCCGCGCTGCGCGCCGCCCCCTCCATCACCGCCGCGCTGGCCGCCTGCGGCGTGGCCGACTACCGCCGCGCCAGCACCCGGATCACCGCGCGCCTGCCGACTGGCGAGGAGGCGGCGCGCCTGCGCCAGTCCCGCGCCCGCCCCGTTCTGGCGAGCGAGGCGGTGAACATCGACATGCAGGGACGGCCGGTGGATTTCACCCTCGCCTGCTACGCGGCCGGGCGCGTTCAGGTGCTGGTGGAGGAGACGCGGCGGGATGCGGTACCGAATGCCTGA
- a CDS encoding protein-L-isoaspartate O-methyltransferase, with product MDFAEARRRMVDGQVKPNRVTDPRIFLAMQEVPRELFAPEAMRARALSDEDLPLGNGRALAQPMTVARLLQLAAPRVGERVLVPAAGTGYAAALLAHMGAQVIALEQDPGLSGLGAAAIAAAGLPPGSLRQEAGAATAGFPAGGPYDLIFLDGGVPAVPPALVEQLTEGGRVVAIRMAPGEPGSAILGRRAGGGLRIEEAFDLRGTAIPAFAPKPGFVLA from the coding sequence ATGGACTTCGCCGAGGCGCGCAGGCGCATGGTGGACGGGCAGGTGAAGCCCAACCGGGTGACGGATCCGCGGATCTTCCTGGCGATGCAGGAGGTCCCGCGCGAGCTCTTCGCGCCGGAGGCGATGCGCGCGCGCGCCCTGTCGGACGAGGACCTGCCGCTGGGGAACGGCCGCGCGCTGGCGCAGCCCATGACCGTCGCGCGGCTGCTCCAGCTCGCCGCGCCGCGGGTGGGGGAGCGGGTGCTGGTCCCCGCCGCCGGCACCGGCTACGCCGCCGCCCTGCTGGCGCACATGGGCGCGCAGGTCATCGCGCTGGAGCAGGATCCAGGGCTCTCGGGCCTCGGCGCCGCCGCGATCGCCGCCGCTGGCCTGCCGCCGGGATCGCTGCGCCAGGAGGCGGGCGCCGCCACGGCGGGCTTCCCCGCCGGCGGCCCCTACGACCTGATCTTCCTCGACGGTGGCGTGCCCGCCGTGCCGCCGGCCCTCGTCGAGCAGCTAACGGAAGGCGGCCGCGTGGTCGCCATCCGCATGGCGCCGGGCGAGCCGGGCTCGGCCATCCTCGGCCGCCGCGCGGGGGGCGGGCTGCGGATCGAGGAGGCCTTCGACCTGCGCGGCACGGCCATCCCGGCCTTCGCGCCGAAGCCGGGCTTCGTGCTGGCCTGA